The genomic stretch GATCAGACAGCCAAGGTCCGGCCCTTCCTGCAACCATTGGCTGGTCACCGGCGCAGGGCGCAGCGACAGCGACACCAACCTGTTGCGCGCGGGGCGTTGCGGCGCAAGATCGGACCAGCGCGCGACATCATCAGGGGCAAAGCCGATCAGATCCATCAGCCGTTTGAACCGGTATTGCGGATGATCCTCATGAGTCAGCCCGTCATCCATCGCGGACCAGACAGCAGCGGGCAGATCGGTGTCATAACCCGGCAGCACGATCGCGCCTTGCGGCAATTTCGCCACCGCCTGCATGAACAGCGCGGTCGCCCCGCGCGACCCGGTGGACCCCGCCACGATCACCGGATGATCGGGGGGCGCGTCCGTCCAACGCGCGGCCAGCGTTTCAATCACCAGCCTTTGGCGGGCCTCGGTATCGGGCTGGCTGGTGGTGTCAAAGAATTGCGCGATGATGGTCAGGAATTTCTGCGCGCGCGCCCAATGGCCGGATTGGTCGCTGACATCAAGGGCTGCGATCGCATCGGGGCTGACGCCTTCGCCCTGCATTTCATCCATCAGGCTGGCCAGACTATCGGCCAGATCATAAAGTGCGGCCCGCGGGGCCAGATCGGGTTCGCTTTCCAGCAATTGCGCCACCAATTGCGCCAATTCCAACCGGCGCTGCAAAGGGGCGACGGCAGGGGGCAGGTCCTTGGATATCGGGTCGCGGGCCAGATCCGTCACCAGCCGGATGCGCGGCAATAGCAGCGCAGGCCCCGCATCAAACATCGCGCGGATGCGCCGCTGCATGCGGGCGGTGTTGACGTAAATTTCGACGCGGGCGAAATCTTCGGGCGGCATGTCTTGCGCACGCGCCATCAGCCCCGCAACAAGGCCCTTGGCGTAATCCACGCCGCAAGGTTCGACAAAGATACGTGGGCCGGTGGTTGGATCAAACATGCAGCATCTCCTCGGCCAGGCGGATGCTAGAGGGCTGCCCCACATCGCACCATTGCCCGTCATAGACGGTGCCATATAGCCCGCCGCCTGCCGCCATCTTGTCCCAGATCAGGTTCAGCGAAAAGACATCCTGCGCCACATCGGCCAAGCTGTCGGTGCGGATGATCTGCAGGCCGGTGTAAATCGCATCCGGCGCACGGTGCAGGCGGCCATCCGCAGCGCGGGTGAAATCGCCCGGACCTTTATGCCCGCGGACGCGGTCGCGCGGGATGATCAGCAACAGCGCCTCCATCCCCTCGCGCCAGGCGGCGGTCAGCTGCGCGACAGGGTTGGGGCCGCGCCAGACGGCATCGGTGTTCATCGTGATCACCGGACCCCCACCCAAGAGCGGCAGCGCATGGCGCAAGCCACCGCCGGTTTCGCGCAGCAGGTCGGTTTCATCGGAAAACAGGATGTTCCGGCCCGCCAGATGGGCGCGCAGCATTTCCGCGCGATAATGCAGGTTCACGACCTTTGTGCCGATCTGTGGCAGATCGCTCAGCGCCAGCGCATGGTCGATCAGCGGCTGGCCTGCGACCTGCACCAGCGGCTTGGGCCGGTCCTTGACCAGATCGCCCATGCGGGTGCCCAGCCCTGCGGCGAAGAAAAGCATGGCAAAGCTCATCGCCGCAACCTTGCCAGCAAGGCCGCATCGGGTGGCGGCAGCAGGTCAGCCACCACATTGCGCAGATCGGCCAATGCGGGATGCGCCAGATCCTTTTGCAATTGCGCCCAGACGCGCGGGATCATCGCGATATAGCGGGTCTTGCCCTGCGCGGTCGCCAGCCGGGCAAAGACGCCCAGGATCCGCAGGTTCCGCTGCGCGCCCAGACAGGCAAGCTGTGCGGGAAAATCCGCGCCCGCGCCCGTGGCCGCCATGAAATGGGCGATCATCGCGGCGCAGATATCCTCGGGCACGTCGCGTCTTGCGTCGCGCAGTAGCGAGGCCAGATCATAGCCCAGCGGCGCGACAAAGGCGTCCTGAAAATCCAGCAGCCCGACCCGTGCCAGACCATCCAGATCAGGCCGCCAGATCAGGTTTTCGGCATGATAATCGCGCAAAGCCAGCCTGTCGGCACGCGGGGCCAGCGCGGCCATCGCGGCTGTCACGGCGGCGACCAGATCGGGCAGCGGGCGCTGGGCGTAATGCGTGCCGGTGATCGCCACCATCTCGCCCGCGACCTGCGGTGTCAGCCGGGTCAGCGCGGGGGGGGACAGTTTGGCCAGATGGGCCAGCACATCGGTGCTGGCGCGGTAAAGCGGCAGCGCCTCGGCCGGGTGCCGGTCCAGCCATTGCGCAAGGCTGTCGCGGCCAAGATCGGTCAGCAAAAGCAGGCCCGCCTGTCTATCCTGCGCCACTATCGCGGGCGGGTGGAGCCCGGCATCCGCCAGAAAGCCCGCGATTGCGACAAAGGGCGTGACGTCTTCGCCCGCCTCGGGAGGGGCATCCATCAAGATCAGGGTTTGCGCCGCTTTGCTGAGCCGCAGGTAATTGCGGCCGGATGCATCGGCGGCAATCGGGTGCTGTTGCCAGCTGTCATGCCCTGTCTGCGCCAGAAAGGCGGTGATGGCGCGGCTGCGGTCAGACATGCAGCTTTGCCAGTCGGTCCTGCCATGCGGGTGGTGCGTCAAAGGTCACAAGGTGATCCTCTGCGCGCGCGGCAAAATTCAGCGTCAGCGCCGTATCGGGTGCATCAGGGCCAAGCCTGTCGGGCCATTCAATCAGGCAGATCGCGGTCTGGAACGCCTCGTCCAGGCCAAGTTCCAGCACCTCGGCGGGATCAGTCAGCCGGTAAAGATCGCAATGCCAGATATCGCCGTCTGGTGCCTCATAGGTCTGGACCAGCGTGAAAGTGGGGGACGGTACATCCTCCATCCGGTTCAGGCGTGCACGGATCACGCCGCGCGCAAAGGCCGATTTTCCCGCACCGATGGCCCCTTGCAGCAGGATCGTATCGCCCGGATGCAACAATGCGGCCATTGCCGTGGCAAAACGATTGGTCGCCGCTTCATCGGCAAGGCTGATCTGGCGGGCTGCGGCGGTCATGGCGGGACTCTATGGTCTGTGCCATCGCCTGCAAGTCCAAATCAGCGTTTGAGCGCGCGGATCGCGGGATCGGTCTGGGCCAGTTTACGCAAAACCGGCAGGTTGCGCGGGGCCAGCGTGAACCGCACCATTGTCATGCCGCCAGCAATCGGGATCGCCTGACAGCGCAGCATGCGACCATCCGCCAGCAAGGCATCGTCCGACCAGGGGTCGCGCGGGCCGGTCTGATGGATGAAATGCTGCAAATCGGTCCAGTCGGTCGCGGGGGCGCAACAGGCGTGCCATGTCACGATTTCCGATGCGGCGGCGCGATGTTCCAACCCCGGATCAGCCTCCATCCCCCATAATGTCGCATAGGCGCGGTTATACATGACCAGCGTGCCCGCCACCGTGAACACCGCGATCCCGTCGGACAGCGCGTCCAGCACTGCCTGACCGGTTTCGATATCCGACCGGAACCGGCGCGTCAGGGACAGATCGGCGGTGATATCCTCGAACAGAAAGGCAAAGGCGCCATCCGGATGCGGCCGGCCCGTCACGCGAAAAGCCTGACCGTCAGGCAGGTTCCACATCTCGCGGTAGGTGCCGTTGCGGGCGGCGGCTTCAACGGCGGTGAATTGATCCCGCCAGGATGCGTAATCCTTGGGTTCAGGCAGGATGCGGGTTTCGCGCAACCGGTCCAGCACCGTGTCGATGGTCGGGCGCGTGCTCAGAAATTCGAAGCCCAGCCGCGTCATATCCAGCAGCGCGGGGTTAAAGGTCACCAACCGGCGGTGCCTGTCAAAAATCGCAAGCCCGATGGAAAGTTCGGCAAAGGTTTTGCCCATGGTCTGGACAAAGGTCTTGCGGTCCTGGTCCGCGCGGACAGCCGCGCTCGCATCGGTGGCGAAATGCAGTGTCGATTGACCTTGTTGCACCGACAGCACGTCGCACCATTGGTCGGGATCATTGCCAGCGGCTGGAAAAGCGACCCGGCGAAGGCCGCTGGCGCCCCCGCTGGCGCCCCCATCGCTTGGCGCGGCCAATGCGCTGGCATCATGCTGGGTCTGGTCGCGTCCGGCCCAGAAATCGGTATGGGCCTGATTGGCCCAGATCACCTTGCCATCGCTATCGGTGCGCCAGATCAATTGCGGCGTATGGCGCAGCACATCGCGCAACAAGGCCAGTTCATCCGCCTGTTGGCTGGTCGCAAAGGGGACCAGCGCGCCATCTGCATCCTTTGGCAAACTGCCACAGACCGCGACACGCAGCTGGCCATGCGGCCAAGTGATATCGACCCAGATCGACGCGTGATGGCGATGCGCGATCCGGCATGATTTCTGGTCATTGGCGTCAAGATGCGCGGCAAGACCGGGGAATTCGGGGGCGAGCACATGGATCATCGCATCGCGGTCATCCATCAGGCTGAACGGCGCGATCATCTGCTGGGCATCATGCGTCGTGTCGATCAACCTGTCGCCATGAAACAAAAAGACCGGTCCGGCCGGTGGGATCACCTGTGCGGCATCAACCGGCAGCGCGCGGGCGGCTGTGCGCCATTGCCATCCAAGGCCAACGACAATCGCCACAATGGCAATGGTCAAGAGAATCAGCGACATCATGCAACAATCCTTGCCTGTTCATGCAAAGACCCTCGCGCAGTAAAGTTAACTGGGGGTTAAGTGCCCGGCAGGATCATGGCCAGGGCATGATCGGGACATTCTGCCCCAATGCGGGCGCATCGCCCTTGGTATCGGATGCAACCTTGTCGCGCGGCCAGACGACCTCGACGATTGCGCCGCCCGTGGCCTGCCCGGTCCAGCTGGCATGGCCATGCCTGCGGCTATTGGCAAAGGTCAGCTGCGCGCCCGACCGTTCCAGCAGCGTCTTGGCAATGAACAGGCCCAGCCCCATGCCTTCGTATCCGGGGCGGCGATAGCCATCTTCGGCCAGCCTGCGCCGCCGGACATAAGGATCGCCGATGCGCCCGATCACGGATTGTGGAAAGCCGCTGCCATCATCGGATATGCGGATGCTGATGGCGCTGTCGGACCATGTCATCTCGATCCAGACTTCGCTTTGGGAAAAATCGACCGCATTCTGGATCAGGTTGCGCAGACCGTGGATGATTTCCGGCCTGCGGTTGATCACCGGCTGGGTCTGGGTCGCGCCTTGTTCGGGGGCGATTTCAAATGTGACCATCTTGCCCCGGCTCAGATGCGGTTCCGCCGCTTCGCGCACCACGGTTTCCAAAGGCGCCTGCCGCAGATGCAGGTCATCCTTGCCGACGCGGCCCATCGAATGCAGGATATCGCGGCATCTGTCGGCCTGGGTGCGGATCAGGTCCGCATCCTCCAGCAGTTCAGGGTGGTCTTCGAGTTCTTCCATCAATTCGGTGCTGACCAGCTTGATCGTGGCCAACGGTGTGCCCAATTCATGCGCGGCGGCGGCGATGACACCGCCCAGATCGGTCAGCTTCTGTTCGCGCGCCAGCGCAAGCTGGGTGGCCAGCAGCGCCTCGCCCATGGCATGCATCTCGGTGGTGACCTGCCTTGCATAGATCGCCAGAAAGACGACACCGATCACCAGCGCCAGCCAGAACCCGAACTGGAACAACATGGGCAAGGCCAATGGGCTGCCATCAACCAACAGCAAGGGCATATGGGACTTGCTGATCAGCGTGATCAGAAAGATCGCGACAATCCCCAGAAACACCGTGCTGCGCAAATGCAAAACCGTCGCGGCAATCGTCACGGGGGCCAGCAACAGCAGGGCGAAAGGATTGTTCAATCCGCCGGTCAGAAACAACAAAACGCCCAGTTGCATCAGGTCGAAAAACAGCCACAGGGTGGCTTCGCGTTCGGACAAGCGCTTGTTTTCGGGGCTGCTATAGCGCGACAGCAGATTGGCCAGAACCGCGCTGGCGATGACAAGCCCGACCAGGCCATAATGAAATTCCAGCTGATAAAGCTGGGCCGCCACAATCGCGGCAATCGCCTGGCCCAGTGCCGCGAACCAGCGCAGCGTGACAAGCGTGCGCAACCGCACCCAATTGCTGCGTTCCTGATCTTGAAACATCTGGAATTCGGAAATGGACATCGGCAGCGCCCTTGCAGCTGAAAGCGCCGTGATACTGCCTGGCTGCGCTGCGATCAATGCGACCAATCGACGATCGGCGCCAAGCCGTTGACGAGATGCCCGCGCGGCCTAGTTCTTGGGCGACAAGATCAAGGATGACACGCATGATGACCGGGCCATTGGACCTTGGCGACGACAAATCGCTGCTTTTGGTGGATGATGATGATGCTTTTCTGAAACGTTTGGCCAAGGCCATGGAAAAACGCGGATTCGAGGTCGAAATGGCCGGCTCTGTCGCTGCGGGCAAGGCGATTGCCACGGCCCGCCCCCCGGCCTATGCCGTCGTCGATCTGCGCCTAGAGGATGGCAACGGCCTTGATGTGGTCGAAGTGCTGCGCGCCCGTCGCCCCGAAAGCCGGATTGTCGTGCTGACAGGATATGGGGCCATTGCAACCGCTGTGGCCGCCGTCAAGATCGGGGCCACGGATTACCTGGCCAAACCGGCCGATGCCACCGATGTGACCAATGCGCTGCTGGCGCTAAGCGATACGCTGCCGCCGCCGCCCGAAAACCCGATGAGCGCCGATCGCGTGCGTTGGGAACATATCCAGCGGGTCTATGAACTTTGCGATCGCAACGTGTCAGAAACCGCGCGGCGCTTGTCGATGCACCGGCGCACCTTGCAGCGTATTCTGGCCAAACGCAGCCCGCGATAGCAGCCCTTGCCCGGCGTGCTTTGCCACATTAAAGCACCCGCAAAAGGAGAGCTTGATGAAAAACCTGATGATGCTGGCCGCGCTGCTGCTGCCGACCGCGCTGTTTGCGCATGATTACACCCTTGGTGGCTTGCAGATCATTCACCCCGCCGCCGGGGTAACGGCGCCCACGGCGCAGGCGGGTGCGGGATATTTCCAGATCGTGAACAAGGGCAGCCAGCCTGACCGGCTGATCGGGGTGACGGCCGATTTCCCGCGCGTGATGATCCACACCACCCAGATGGATGGCGATATCGCGCGGATGGTGCATCTTGATGCGGTCGATATTCCCGCAGGCGAAACCGTGACCTTTGCGCCGGGTGGATTGCATGTGATGTTCATGGGGCTGAACGGCGATCCATTCGCGCTGGGCGAAACCTTTGACGCGGTGCTGATCTTTGAAAACGCGGGCGAAATCCCCGTCGTGTTCTATGTCGAAGAGATCAGCGACCTGACCGACCACAGCCATCACTGATTATCGTCGGGGTCCCGGATCAGCAGATCGAACTTGCGCAGTTTGACATAAAGCGACTGGCGCGACAGGCCGAGCATTTCTGCCGCCGCGACGCGGTTGTTCATGGTCAGCGCCACCGCTGTTTCGATACACATCTTTTCGACGACATTGGTGGTTTCGGCGACGATTTCCTTCAGCGTGGCACTGCCCACCAGCTCGACCACTGACCGCATGCTTTCGTCATTGCTGGGCAGCATCGCGCCACGGCTGGTGTCGGCATGGTTGGAATCGCGCATCACGAAGGCAAAGACCGAATGGCTGCCCGCATGCAGCTTGGTGACGGAAATCTCAACCGAGCGGGGGCTGCCATATTGCCCGGCGATCCGTGTCGCGTAAATCCGCATCCGGCCTGCGCGGGTGGCGTTTTCGGTCATGACCTTCAGATCAACGCTGCCGCGTTGCAGGTAATCGGCAAGGCTGCGGCCGCGCACATTGATGTCATGGGCCACGTCGATCAGGTCCAGAAACGCATCATTGGCGGATAGGACATCGCCGTTTTCAGACGCGAAAACAATCGCTTCGGGTCCGCTAAGGTAAAGATCCTGCATATTGCGTGCAAGGTTATCCGCCTTAAGACCGCTATCATCATCCGGCACGATGCGGCACAGCAAGATACGTTCGCCCGCCGCGCGAAACAGCGTCGGCGCCAGCTGCACCAGCTTGGATTTGCCGCGCAATTCGATCTTCATACCATCCGCGCGTTCCGAAATCGCCAGCGTCGTCAACGCCTCGACCAGATCGCCGCGTTTGCGGGTTTCGAAACAGCTCATCAGCGGGTTACCGATCAGATCATCGCGCGAGCGGTCCAGCAAAGTCGTGGCGGCGGCATTGGCCTCGGTGATCTCGCCGCTTTGGACCGAGACGAACAGAACAGGTTCGGCCATACTGCCCAGCAAGACGCGGAACCGGGTGTCGAATTCGCGCTGCACCTCGTAATCGCGTTCCAGTGCCAGCTGGGCCTTGATCAATTGCTGCTGCATCTCGGAAATCGCGCGCAGGTCGCGGCCCAGCATCAACACGGCACCATCAGGCGCGATACGGTGAAAACTGTAGCGAACCGGCGAATCCCAATCGCTGACCTCGCGCGAATGGTTCAATTCGACCGGGCGGACATCACTGTCCCCGGCCAGAAACGCTGCCAGGCGACTTTCGAATTTCGGCAGGCTTTCAACAGCCAGCGAGTCGCGGATATCCTTGCCTTCCCAATGTTCAAGCACCAGAAAAGAGGGATGGTTCGGGTTGACGATTACCGACAGAACCTTGCATTCATCGGAAATCACGATGGCCAGATCGGCCACATCGGCGATGATATCGCCCAGAATTTCGGGGGCGATCAGCGGGATCGCACCACTTTTCCAGAATTTCGCACCACGCGAGGTCATGGCAAGTTCCCTTTGGGCAACATCTTCGGCACGACCTAAACCTCGCGCGGTTGCGGCGCGATGGTCAGATATTTGGTAGTCAGGCCGCACAGCTCTAACGCCTCGCTCGGCACATTTGTTGCATGGTCCGCACCCGTCAAAGCCGTCACATCATTATGGTTTTCGACCTCAAGGACGGTTCCGCCTATCACGATAGGCATCGGTGTCTTGGACGAACTACGGACGAGGTAGACAATGCGTCGCAGCGATTCAAGGCTTTCGCCCGAGGATGCCGAAATGAACACGGCATCATAGCTGGTCTTGGCTAGTTTTTGTGCAAGCTCTTGCGGCTCTGCCCCCAGCATCAGCCGGACGGACAGCCCTTTGCGGCGCAGCTGGCCGCTCAGCACCATGGCGCCCAATGTGTGATAGACGTCCTGTCCGACGATCAGCATGATCGAAGGCGCTGCCGGGTTCGCTGATTGATCGCCGGCCCATTCGGGGCCAAGTTCGCGCAGCATCGCCTGCAACCGCGACACGCCGATCGTCACGGCCGCAAAGCTCAGCCCGTCCGAACACCAATCATCGCCAAGGTCGCGCGCCAGCTGCGGAATATAGAAATCGGCGATATCGTCGCGGGCGATCCCGGCCGTGATCGCATCTTGCAGCACATGGGTGCAGGCATCACGGTTCACCGCCAGAACGGCGGCGCGCATTGCGGCGATCACTTGCTTGTCCAGCTGTCGGGTAGAAAACGGCACCAGAGTCAGCCCCGCGGCGGCGGCCTGTGTGATAGAGTCCGGAGGCAGGCGAGGCGTCTTTCCCGCCATGACGTCTATGTTCCGGCGATCGCCCATACCCGCTCCTGACCTTTGACCCGCATCAGCGCGCGTCAACAGTATATCACATTCTCAGCGCTCTGGGGCATAATGTCAAAGTAAATTGACACAATCCCAAACCAGCCCCCGATTTGATTGGCTAATAGACTGATTTATTAGACATAATATGCCGTTTCAGGGGCGGTGCGGCGAACTTACACATGCTGGAATATAGGTGTAAGTTAAAGTTGACACATGCCACGGATCGCCCTTAATCTGGGCATAGTCAGTATCGGGAGGCCCCATGTCAGTCACAAGCACCGCGCCGGGAAATACCGCCGCCAGTGGTCGCCCCGCGACCCGTCGGCTGTATTCCGATGCAGAGCGGGCACGGCGTGACGGCACCCGCTGGACGCTGGTCCAGGGGATTCTGGCGCCCGTGCAATTCGTGGTCTTTCTGATCTCGCTGGTGCTGGTGCTGCGGTATCTGGCGACAGGGGGTGGATATGATGCCGCGACCCTCTCGATCGTGGCCAAGACATTCTTGCTGCTTACCATCATGATCACCGGCGCGATCTGGGAAAAAGTCGTTTTCGGTCAATACCTTTTCGCGCCCGCCTTCTTTTGGGAAGACGTGTTCAGCTTTGGCGTGATCGCGCTGCATCTGTGGTATCTGGCGGCGCTGCTGACGGGCGCGATGGATCCTGTTGCGCTGATGTATGTCGCGCTGGCCGCCTATGCTGCTTATGTGATCAACGCCGGGCAATTCCTGTGGAAACTGCGGATGGCCCGCCTTGATGCAGAGGGGCGCCCATGAACGCCCTGACCCCTTCCAACGGCGGTTGCCGCAGCGCGCCCGTTCTCAAGGAACGCGGCCAGCGCGAGGTCTTTTGCGGCCTGACGGGAATCATCTGGCTGCACCGCAAAATGCAGGATGCGTTCTTTCTGGTCGTCGGATCGCGCACCTGCGCGCATCTGCTGCAATCTGCGGCCGGTGTGATGATTTTTGCCGAACCCCGATTCGGCACCGCGATTCTGGAAGAAACCGATCTGGCGGGAATGAAGGATGCGCATGTCGAACTCGACCGCGAAGTCGCCCGCCTGCTCGCCCGTCGCCCCGATATCCGGCAATTGTTCCTCGTCGGCTCCTGCCCGTCCGAGGTGATCAAGATTGATCTCTCGCGCGCTGCTGAACGGCTGTCCCAGATCCATGCGCCCCATGTGCGGGTGCTGAATTATTCCGGCTCCGGGATTGAGACCACCTTTACCGAAGGCGAGGATGCCTGCCTTGCCTGCATGGTCCCCGTGCTCAAATCAACCGAGGCGCGCGAATTGCTGATCGTCGGCGCGCTGCCCGATGTGGTCGAAGACCAGATGCTGGCACTCTTGTCTGACATGGGCGTCGGCCCTGTCCGCCTGCTGCCCGCGCGCCGGATCGACGATACCACCGCCGTCGGCCCCAATAGTGTTTTCGCGCTGGTCCAGCCGTTTCTTGGCGAAACCCATGCCGCGCTGGAACGGCGGGGCGCGCGCCATCTGGCAGCGCCCTTCCCCTTTGGCGACGAAGGCACCACCGCCTGGCTGCGTGTCATCGCCACCGAATTCGGCGTCAGCGAAGAAACGTTCGAGGCCGTCACCGCCGCGCCGCGCGCCCGCGCGCGCAAGGCAATTGCCCAGGCCGCCGAGGTGCTGCGCGGCAAATCGGTCTTCTTCTTTCCCGACAGCCAGCTGGAAATCCCGCTTGCGCGTTTCCTGACCCGCGAATGCGGCATGACCGCGATCGAGGTGGGCAGCCCCTATATCCACGACGCGTTGCACGGTCCCGATCTCGACCTTTTGCCTGCCGGGCCGCAAATCTCCGAAGGGCAGGACGTGGATAAACAGCTCGACCGCGCCCGCGCCGCGCGGCCTGACCTGACAATCTGCGGCCTCGGCCTTGCCAACCCGCTGGAGGCCGAGGGCCTGTCCACCAAATGGGCCATCGAGCTGGTGTTCACGCCCGTTCATTTCTACGAACAGGCGGGTGATCTGGCGGGCCTGTTCTCGCGCCCTTTGCGCCGCAAGGCCGCCCTGCATCTGGAGGCCGCGCAATGACCCTCCCCCTCTTCCGAGCCCAAATATCCCGGGGTCCGGGGCAGCGCCCCGGGACAGCGCTATGAAACTGACCGTCTGGACATATGAAGGCCCGCCCCATGTCGGCGCGATGCGCGTCGCCACGGCGATGAAGGGTCTGCATTACGTCCTGCATGCGCCGCAAGGCGATACTTATGCGGACCTTTTGTTCACCATGATCGAACGGCGCAACCACCGCCCGCCGGTCAGCTATACTACCTTTCAGGCGCGCGATCTGGGCGCCGATACAGCCAGCTTGTTCAAGAAATCCTGTCAGGATGCCGTCGACCGGTTCCAGCCCGAGGCGATCATCGTCGGTGCATCCTGCACCGCGGAACTGATTCAGGATGATCCCGCAGGCCTGTCGGAAACGATGGGCCTGTCGATCCCCGTCATCCCGCTGGAATTG from Yoonia vestfoldensis encodes the following:
- a CDS encoding nucleotidyltransferase family protein, giving the protein MSFAMLFFAAGLGTRMGDLVKDRPKPLVQVAGQPLIDHALALSDLPQIGTKVVNLHYRAEMLRAHLAGRNILFSDETDLLRETGGGLRHALPLLGGGPVITMNTDAVWRGPNPVAQLTAAWREGMEALLLIIPRDRVRGHKGPGDFTRAADGRLHRAPDAIYTGLQIIRTDSLADVAQDVFSLNLIWDKMAAGGGLYGTVYDGQWCDVGQPSSIRLAEEMLHV
- a CDS encoding aminoglycoside phosphotransferase family protein; translation: MSDRSRAITAFLAQTGHDSWQQHPIAADASGRNYLRLSKAAQTLILMDAPPEAGEDVTPFVAIAGFLADAGLHPPAIVAQDRQAGLLLLTDLGRDSLAQWLDRHPAEALPLYRASTDVLAHLAKLSPPALTRLTPQVAGEMVAITGTHYAQRPLPDLVAAVTAAMAALAPRADRLALRDYHAENLIWRPDLDGLARVGLLDFQDAFVAPLGYDLASLLRDARRDVPEDICAAMIAHFMAATGAGADFPAQLACLGAQRNLRILGVFARLATAQGKTRYIAMIPRVWAQLQKDLAHPALADLRNVVADLLPPPDAALLARLRR
- the tsaE gene encoding tRNA (adenosine(37)-N6)-threonylcarbamoyltransferase complex ATPase subunit type 1 TsaE yields the protein MTAAARQISLADEAATNRFATAMAALLHPGDTILLQGAIGAGKSAFARGVIRARLNRMEDVPSPTFTLVQTYEAPDGDIWHCDLYRLTDPAEVLELGLDEAFQTAICLIEWPDRLGPDAPDTALTLNFAARAEDHLVTFDAPPAWQDRLAKLHV
- a CDS encoding PAS-domain containing protein, coding for MMSLILLTIAIVAIVVGLGWQWRTAARALPVDAAQVIPPAGPVFLFHGDRLIDTTHDAQQMIAPFSLMDDRDAMIHVLAPEFPGLAAHLDANDQKSCRIAHRHHASIWVDITWPHGQLRVAVCGSLPKDADGALVPFATSQQADELALLRDVLRHTPQLIWRTDSDGKVIWANQAHTDFWAGRDQTQHDASALAAPSDGGASGGASGLRRVAFPAAGNDPDQWCDVLSVQQGQSTLHFATDASAAVRADQDRKTFVQTMGKTFAELSIGLAIFDRHRRLVTFNPALLDMTRLGFEFLSTRPTIDTVLDRLRETRILPEPKDYASWRDQFTAVEAAARNGTYREMWNLPDGQAFRVTGRPHPDGAFAFLFEDITADLSLTRRFRSDIETGQAVLDALSDGIAVFTVAGTLVMYNRAYATLWGMEADPGLEHRAAASEIVTWHACCAPATDWTDLQHFIHQTGPRDPWSDDALLADGRMLRCQAIPIAGGMTMVRFTLAPRNLPVLRKLAQTDPAIRALKR
- the regB gene encoding sensor histidine kinase RegB; protein product: MSISEFQMFQDQERSNWVRLRTLVTLRWFAALGQAIAAIVAAQLYQLEFHYGLVGLVIASAVLANLLSRYSSPENKRLSEREATLWLFFDLMQLGVLLFLTGGLNNPFALLLLAPVTIAATVLHLRSTVFLGIVAIFLITLISKSHMPLLLVDGSPLALPMLFQFGFWLALVIGVVFLAIYARQVTTEMHAMGEALLATQLALAREQKLTDLGGVIAAAAHELGTPLATIKLVSTELMEELEDHPELLEDADLIRTQADRCRDILHSMGRVGKDDLHLRQAPLETVVREAAEPHLSRGKMVTFEIAPEQGATQTQPVINRRPEIIHGLRNLIQNAVDFSQSEVWIEMTWSDSAISIRISDDGSGFPQSVIGRIGDPYVRRRRLAEDGYRRPGYEGMGLGLFIAKTLLERSGAQLTFANSRRHGHASWTGQATGGAIVEVVWPRDKVASDTKGDAPALGQNVPIMPWP
- a CDS encoding ActR/PrrA/RegA family redox response regulator transcription factor, translating into MMTGPLDLGDDKSLLLVDDDDAFLKRLAKAMEKRGFEVEMAGSVAAGKAIATARPPAYAVVDLRLEDGNGLDVVEVLRARRPESRIVVLTGYGAIATAVAAVKIGATDYLAKPADATDVTNALLALSDTLPPPPENPMSADRVRWEHIQRVYELCDRNVSETARRLSMHRRTLQRILAKRSPR
- a CDS encoding copper chaperone PCu(A)C produces the protein MKNLMMLAALLLPTALFAHDYTLGGLQIIHPAAGVTAPTAQAGAGYFQIVNKGSQPDRLIGVTADFPRVMIHTTQMDGDIARMVHLDAVDIPAGETVTFAPGGLHVMFMGLNGDPFALGETFDAVLIFENAGEIPVVFYVEEISDLTDHSHH
- the ppsR gene encoding transcriptional regulator PpsR, with protein sequence MTSRGAKFWKSGAIPLIAPEILGDIIADVADLAIVISDECKVLSVIVNPNHPSFLVLEHWEGKDIRDSLAVESLPKFESRLAAFLAGDSDVRPVELNHSREVSDWDSPVRYSFHRIAPDGAVLMLGRDLRAISEMQQQLIKAQLALERDYEVQREFDTRFRVLLGSMAEPVLFVSVQSGEITEANAAATTLLDRSRDDLIGNPLMSCFETRKRGDLVEALTTLAISERADGMKIELRGKSKLVQLAPTLFRAAGERILLCRIVPDDDSGLKADNLARNMQDLYLSGPEAIVFASENGDVLSANDAFLDLIDVAHDINVRGRSLADYLQRGSVDLKVMTENATRAGRMRIYATRIAGQYGSPRSVEISVTKLHAGSHSVFAFVMRDSNHADTSRGAMLPSNDESMRSVVELVGSATLKEIVAETTNVVEKMCIETAVALTMNNRVAAAEMLGLSRQSLYVKLRKFDLLIRDPDDNQ
- a CDS encoding cobalamin B12-binding domain-containing protein encodes the protein MGDRRNIDVMAGKTPRLPPDSITQAAAAGLTLVPFSTRQLDKQVIAAMRAAVLAVNRDACTHVLQDAITAGIARDDIADFYIPQLARDLGDDWCSDGLSFAAVTIGVSRLQAMLRELGPEWAGDQSANPAAPSIMLIVGQDVYHTLGAMVLSGQLRRKGLSVRLMLGAEPQELAQKLAKTSYDAVFISASSGESLESLRRIVYLVRSSSKTPMPIVIGGTVLEVENHNDVTALTGADHATNVPSEALELCGLTTKYLTIAPQPREV
- the bchF gene encoding 2-vinyl bacteriochlorophyllide hydratase; this encodes MSVTSTAPGNTAASGRPATRRLYSDAERARRDGTRWTLVQGILAPVQFVVFLISLVLVLRYLATGGGYDAATLSIVAKTFLLLTIMITGAIWEKVVFGQYLFAPAFFWEDVFSFGVIALHLWYLAALLTGAMDPVALMYVALAAYAAYVINAGQFLWKLRMARLDAEGRP